The following proteins are encoded in a genomic region of Bacillus horti:
- a CDS encoding DUF6154 family protein, producing MKFIDDLYELYKDQLVGDEEDAIALVLYALQDHSKDDFIKLIQEMSEEEVYQMLGNYLIEKLKDKMDKEGIGQFTPHADSKNIH from the coding sequence ATGAAATTTATAGATGATTTGTACGAGTTATATAAGGATCAATTAGTCGGGGACGAAGAAGATGCGATAGCTCTTGTTCTGTACGCTTTACAGGATCACAGTAAGGACGATTTCATTAAATTGATTCAGGAAATGTCAGAGGAAGAGGTCTATCAGATGCTAGGCAACTATCTTATTGAAAAACTGAAGGATAAGATGGACAAAGAGGGGATCGGACAGTTTACCCCACATGCTGATTCTAAAAACATACACTAG
- a CDS encoding MFS transporter, which produces MVIQDESTSSTVISKGEKRKLYKRTLWIVSISQMFGGAGLAAGITVGALLARQMLGTDALAGLPTALFTLGSAFAAFMVGRLTQKFGRRIGLFTGFMLGGVGSLGVIVAAVLHNPILLFLSLFIYGSGTATNLQARYAGTDLAENKQRATAVSIAMVSTTFGAVAGPNLVNVMGEVAISLGIPPLAGPFILAGAAFFIAGIVLYFFLRPDPFILAKRMEQELKGDIPETDLHISENKMNKKGIILGASIMIVTQIIMVAIMTMTPIHMEHHGHAVGAIGLVIGIHVGAMYLPSLFTGYIIDKTGRYFMAFIAIVILILAGVIGAFGSGDSMTVLIVSLALLGLGWNLGLISGTTIIVDHTTIKTRAKTQGAIDVFIALAGASGGALSGMVVSSTSFTALSLFGGLLSLILVPIMIWVRKG; this is translated from the coding sequence ATGGTCATACAGGACGAATCAACAAGCTCTACGGTCATCTCTAAGGGAGAAAAAAGAAAATTATATAAACGAACCTTATGGATCGTTAGTATCTCACAAATGTTTGGTGGAGCAGGCCTAGCTGCTGGAATTACGGTGGGCGCCCTTCTAGCAAGACAAATGTTAGGAACGGACGCACTTGCAGGTTTACCAACAGCATTATTTACTTTAGGGTCAGCCTTCGCTGCCTTTATGGTAGGAAGACTAACACAAAAATTTGGGCGTCGTATTGGACTATTTACAGGGTTTATGTTAGGTGGAGTAGGCTCATTAGGTGTTATTGTGGCAGCTGTTTTACATAATCCAATCCTTTTATTCTTATCCTTATTTATTTACGGTTCAGGTACCGCTACAAACCTGCAAGCAAGATATGCTGGGACAGATCTTGCTGAAAATAAACAAAGAGCTACAGCTGTAAGCATAGCCATGGTCTCAACAACATTTGGTGCTGTAGCTGGCCCTAATCTTGTTAATGTTATGGGAGAAGTGGCAATTTCTCTAGGGATACCTCCATTGGCAGGTCCTTTTATTTTAGCAGGTGCCGCTTTTTTTATAGCCGGAATTGTCCTTTACTTCTTCCTTCGACCTGATCCGTTTATTCTTGCTAAGCGAATGGAACAGGAACTCAAAGGGGATATACCGGAAACTGATTTACATATATCTGAAAACAAGATGAACAAAAAAGGAATCATCCTCGGTGCTTCAATCATGATTGTAACCCAAATCATTATGGTTGCCATTATGACGATGACACCTATCCATATGGAGCATCATGGACATGCAGTTGGAGCAATAGGCTTGGTAATCGGCATACATGTTGGGGCTATGTATCTTCCTTCCTTGTTTACTGGTTATATTATAGACAAAACGGGTAGATACTTTATGGCTTTTATTGCCATAGTCATCTTAATTTTGGCTGGTGTAATAGGGGCGTTTGGTTCCGGAGATAGTATGACAGTCTTAATCGTTTCACTAGCCTTATTAGGACTGGGGTGGAATCTTGGTTTAATTAGTGGTACAACAATTATAGTCGATCATACCACAATAAAAACGCGTGCTAAAACACAAGGAGCGATCGATGTTTTTATAGCTCTAGCTGGAGCTTCTGGAGGGGCTTTATCAGGTATGGTTGTTTCATCAACAAGCTTTACTGCTCTATCGCTTTTTGGAGGATTATTATCTCTTATTTTGGTACCTATTATGATCTGGGTAAGAAAAGGATAA
- the sufU gene encoding Fe-S cluster assembly sulfur transfer protein SufU, with protein MSMGSHLDQLYRQVIMDHYKNPRNRGEIEDGTITVNLNNPTCGDRIQLQMLIEDGVISEAKFVGEGCSISLASASMMTTAIKGKTVDDALKLSSIFSDMMLGKEYDDQSFDLGDIEALQGVTNFPARIKCATLAWKAMEKGTGKKDIQY; from the coding sequence ATGTCTATGGGTAGTCATCTAGATCAACTCTACCGTCAGGTTATCATGGATCATTATAAGAATCCTAGAAATCGCGGTGAAATTGAGGATGGGACGATAACGGTTAATCTAAATAATCCTACGTGTGGAGATCGCATTCAGCTTCAGATGCTCATTGAGGATGGAGTGATTAGTGAAGCGAAATTTGTAGGAGAAGGCTGTTCCATTTCTCTTGCCTCTGCTTCCATGATGACAACGGCCATTAAAGGGAAAACGGTGGATGACGCTCTAAAGCTCTCCTCGATTTTTTCAGATATGATGTTAGGTAAGGAATATGACGACCAATCCTTTGACTTGGGGGATATTGAAGCTCTTCAGGGAGTAACAAATTTTCCAGCAAGGATAAAATGTGCTACACTAGCATGGAAAGCTATGGAGAAGGGCACAGGGAAAAAGGATATTCAGTATTAA
- a CDS encoding cysteine desulfurase, giving the protein MNATELRAQFPILDQEVNGHPLVYLDSAATSHKPVQVIEAVSDYYRRYNSNVHRGVHTLGNYATEGYEGAREKVRRFINAKSTKEIIFTRGTTTALNTVASSYARTVCREGDEIVITPMEHHSNLIPWQQVAKATGATLKYIPLQEDGTISIEDARKTITPNTKIVSMVYVSNVLGTINPIKEITSIAHENGAVMVVDGAQSTPHLKVDMQDIDCDFYAFSGHKMCAPTGIGVLYGKQHLLEQMEPIEFGGEMIDFVDLQESTWKELPWKFEGGTPLIAGAVGLGAAIDFLAEIGLENILKHEQELATYALEKLNTIEGFTSFGPAKRSGVITFNLDTVHPHDVATVLDSQGIAIRAGHHCAQPLMKWLNVTATARASFYLYNTEEDADKLVAGLIKAKEYFGHVYG; this is encoded by the coding sequence ATGAACGCCACAGAGCTCCGTGCGCAGTTTCCTATTCTAGATCAGGAAGTGAATGGCCATCCACTAGTTTATTTGGACAGTGCGGCTACCTCTCATAAGCCTGTACAGGTCATTGAGGCCGTATCTGATTATTATCGTCGTTACAACTCCAATGTACACCGCGGTGTGCATACACTAGGGAATTATGCAACGGAAGGGTATGAAGGAGCTCGTGAAAAGGTAAGGCGTTTTATCAACGCTAAAAGCACGAAGGAAATTATCTTTACACGTGGAACCACAACAGCCCTTAACACTGTAGCTTCTAGCTATGCACGGACTGTTTGCCGTGAAGGGGATGAAATTGTGATTACTCCGATGGAGCATCACAGTAATCTCATTCCTTGGCAGCAAGTGGCTAAAGCGACTGGAGCTACGCTTAAATATATTCCTCTTCAAGAGGATGGAACCATTTCAATTGAAGACGCTAGAAAAACGATTACACCTAATACAAAGATTGTCTCCATGGTTTACGTATCGAACGTGTTAGGAACGATTAATCCGATTAAAGAGATCACTTCCATCGCTCATGAAAATGGAGCCGTTATGGTTGTGGATGGAGCACAAAGTACACCTCATCTTAAGGTAGATATGCAGGACATAGATTGTGATTTTTATGCTTTCTCAGGTCATAAGATGTGTGCGCCTACTGGTATCGGTGTATTGTATGGAAAGCAGCATTTATTAGAGCAGATGGAGCCAATCGAATTTGGTGGTGAGATGATTGATTTTGTAGATCTTCAGGAATCTACCTGGAAGGAGCTCCCTTGGAAATTTGAAGGGGGTACACCACTGATTGCTGGTGCTGTTGGCTTAGGAGCTGCTATCGATTTCTTAGCAGAGATTGGATTGGAGAATATTTTAAAGCATGAGCAGGAGTTGGCTACGTACGCTTTGGAGAAGCTAAATACTATAGAAGGATTTACCTCCTTTGGCCCAGCAAAACGGTCTGGGGTTATCACATTTAATTTGGATACGGTTCATCCTCATGATGTGGCAACGGTATTAGATTCACAAGGCATAGCGATTCGAGCTGGCCATCACTGTGCACAGCCATTAATGAAATGGTTGAATGTCACAGCAACAGCGAGAGCGAGCTTCTATTTATATAATACGGAAGAGGATGCTGATAAGCTTGTAGCAGGCCTCATCAAAGCAAAGGAGTATTTCGGTCATGTCTATGGGTAG
- the sufB gene encoding Fe-S cluster assembly protein SufB has translation MAKQMPDIGEYKYGFVDRDVSIFRANRGLTEDIVREISKIKSEPQWMLDFRLKSLEHFYNMPMPMWGGNLSELDFNDIVYYVKPSEKTSKTWEEVPEEIKNTFDKLGIPEAEQKFLAGVSAQYESEVVYHNMQEDLEKLGVIFTDTDTALREHEEIFKEHWATVIPPTDNKFAALNSAVWSGGSFIYVPKGVKCDTPLQAYFRINSENMGQFERTLIIADEDSFVHYVEGCTAPVYSTNSLHSAVVEIIIKKNARARYTTIQNWAPNIYNLVTKRAVCEEQATMEWVDGNIGSKLTMKYPAVIMKGRGARGSVLSIAIAGKGQHQDAGAKMVHLAPDCTSTIVSKSISKQGGKVTYRGLCHFGRKSQGSKANIECDTIIMDELSTSDTIPYNEILNDNITLEHEASVSKVSEEQLFYLMSRGISEQEATEMIVMGFIEPFTKELPMEYAVEMNRLIKFEMEGSIG, from the coding sequence ATGGCTAAACAAATGCCTGATATTGGGGAATATAAATACGGTTTTGTGGATCGAGATGTGTCTATCTTTCGTGCAAACCGTGGACTAACAGAGGATATTGTACGAGAAATCTCTAAAATCAAAAGTGAACCACAATGGATGCTGGATTTCCGCTTGAAATCCTTGGAGCATTTCTATAATATGCCTATGCCTATGTGGGGTGGGAATTTATCAGAACTAGATTTTAATGATATTGTGTATTACGTTAAACCTTCTGAAAAAACAAGTAAGACGTGGGAAGAGGTTCCTGAGGAGATTAAGAATACGTTTGATAAGCTTGGTATTCCAGAGGCAGAGCAAAAATTCCTAGCAGGTGTTTCTGCTCAGTACGAATCTGAGGTTGTATACCATAACATGCAAGAGGATTTAGAGAAGCTTGGTGTTATTTTTACGGATACGGATACGGCTCTTCGTGAGCATGAGGAAATCTTTAAAGAGCACTGGGCTACCGTTATCCCTCCAACAGACAATAAGTTTGCTGCATTAAATAGCGCGGTTTGGTCTGGTGGAAGCTTTATCTACGTTCCAAAGGGCGTGAAGTGTGATACACCTCTACAAGCGTATTTCAGAATTAACTCTGAAAACATGGGTCAATTTGAAAGAACATTGATTATCGCTGATGAGGATAGCTTTGTGCACTATGTAGAAGGATGTACAGCTCCTGTGTATAGCACAAACTCTCTACACAGTGCTGTTGTTGAAATTATCATTAAAAAGAACGCTAGAGCTAGATATACAACAATCCAAAACTGGGCTCCTAACATTTACAACCTTGTTACAAAACGTGCTGTTTGTGAAGAGCAAGCAACAATGGAATGGGTAGATGGAAACATCGGAAGTAAGCTTACGATGAAGTATCCAGCTGTCATTATGAAAGGTCGTGGTGCGAGAGGAAGTGTGCTTTCTATCGCTATCGCTGGTAAAGGACAGCATCAGGATGCTGGAGCGAAGATGGTGCATTTAGCTCCAGATTGTACGTCTACGATTGTTTCCAAATCAATTAGTAAACAAGGTGGTAAGGTGACGTATAGAGGACTTTGTCACTTTGGTCGTAAATCTCAAGGTTCCAAAGCGAACATTGAGTGTGATACGATCATTATGGATGAGCTTTCTACGTCTGATACGATTCCATACAATGAAATCTTAAATGATAACATTACGTTAGAGCACGAAGCTTCTGTATCCAAGGTTTCTGAAGAGCAGTTGTTCTATCTAATGAGCCGTGGGATTTCAGAGCAGGAAGCAACAGAAATGATCGTAATGGGCTTCATTGAGCCATTTACGAAGGAGCTTCCAATGGAATATGCCGTTGAGATGAACCGTCTGATTAAGTTCGAGATGGAAGGTAGTATAGGTTAA
- a CDS encoding YunC family protein, translating to MMSLSPIEIEGQIVLAVEVRLPKTNLLVVTTEKGYIMCGALDVALLNEKLSDRKVIAGRAVGVRTIEELLEAPLESVTLEAERLGIIAGTKGKDAIMKML from the coding sequence ATGATGTCACTAAGTCCTATCGAAATAGAGGGTCAAATTGTTCTGGCTGTTGAGGTGCGCTTGCCCAAAACGAATTTACTCGTCGTTACAACAGAAAAAGGGTATATCATGTGTGGTGCACTTGATGTTGCTTTATTGAATGAGAAGCTAAGTGATAGAAAGGTGATTGCAGGCAGAGCGGTGGGAGTACGTACTATTGAAGAACTGTTAGAGGCACCTCTCGAATCTGTAACTTTAGAGGCAGAAAGACTCGGAATTATAGCAGGTACTAAAGGTAAAGACGCTATCATGAAAATGCTGTAA
- a CDS encoding bifunctional metallophosphatase/5'-nucleotidase, protein MKTNKLHIIHTNDFHSHFPNWPKVVRTIKQLKKSFEEQQEPYLLVDIGDHADRSHFLTDGTLGQVNIALLNQLGYNYVTIGNNEGLTFSKDQLSELYNDRRFQVILGNLFDMEGVQPAWLDPYAIHEVAGWKLGIMGVTANFNLFYELLGWRITNPIEILKEQIKALRGQVDVLILLSHLGLPKDEQIAEQLEGIDLIIGAHTHHVLADGKKIKDCHISQAGKFGKYVGHIQIELRAQSEEVNQSKTQLLPKYKTNDTNVLKAADKGYNIASSCIETEHSLEDIATTELLHKWENIAKDKLSRVVTVLEQDLQVEWHSESELGNLLAESLRRWCGTEIALVNTGQILGNLKQGVVTIEQLLHICPHPINPCILQMSGKQLWSILQHSLNPEIERLHIMGFGFRGKIMGTLAVDGLQIHYRERGKQKEIMDIWANGVPLQKEESYNIASIDMFTFGHIFPEFQEAEKITYLLPEFIRDLLAFRLAEQGLSSSYQKRWLNKDLS, encoded by the coding sequence ATGAAAACAAACAAACTGCATATTATTCATACGAATGATTTTCATAGCCATTTTCCCAATTGGCCAAAAGTCGTTCGGACGATTAAGCAATTGAAGAAAAGCTTTGAAGAGCAACAGGAGCCTTACCTTTTGGTGGATATAGGTGATCATGCGGATCGCTCCCATTTTCTAACGGATGGTACACTAGGACAGGTAAATATAGCATTATTAAATCAATTAGGATACAATTACGTTACGATTGGCAATAATGAAGGTCTAACATTTTCAAAAGATCAGCTTTCTGAATTGTATAATGACCGTCGCTTTCAGGTGATCTTGGGTAACCTATTTGATATGGAAGGTGTACAGCCAGCTTGGCTCGATCCTTATGCTATTCATGAGGTGGCAGGCTGGAAGCTAGGCATAATGGGAGTAACAGCAAATTTCAACTTGTTTTATGAGTTGCTTGGCTGGAGGATTACAAATCCTATAGAAATTTTAAAAGAACAGATAAAAGCTTTACGTGGGCAGGTTGATGTTCTTATCCTGCTTTCACACTTAGGTTTACCTAAAGATGAACAGATTGCTGAGCAGCTAGAAGGAATAGATCTAATTATCGGTGCTCATACTCATCACGTATTGGCAGATGGGAAGAAAATAAAAGACTGCCATATTAGTCAGGCAGGTAAATTCGGAAAATACGTTGGACATATTCAGATCGAGCTTCGTGCACAGTCCGAAGAGGTCAATCAATCGAAAACTCAATTGTTACCCAAATATAAAACAAATGATACGAATGTGTTAAAGGCCGCAGATAAAGGGTATAACATAGCATCAAGCTGTATAGAGACAGAGCATTCGCTTGAAGATATCGCAACCACAGAGCTGCTGCATAAATGGGAGAATATTGCAAAGGATAAGCTAAGTAGAGTGGTGACCGTCCTCGAGCAGGATTTACAGGTAGAATGGCACAGTGAATCGGAGCTAGGTAACTTATTAGCGGAAAGCTTAAGAAGATGGTGTGGTACAGAGATTGCCTTAGTCAACACGGGACAAATTTTAGGGAATTTGAAGCAGGGTGTAGTTACGATAGAACAACTTTTACATATTTGCCCACATCCAATAAACCCGTGCATCCTACAGATGTCTGGAAAGCAGCTTTGGTCCATCTTACAGCACTCTCTCAATCCAGAGATTGAAAGGTTACACATTATGGGCTTTGGATTTAGAGGTAAAATAATGGGAACGTTAGCGGTAGACGGATTGCAAATCCATTACAGGGAACGAGGAAAGCAGAAGGAAATCATGGATATATGGGCAAATGGTGTTCCCTTGCAAAAGGAGGAGAGCTATAACATTGCTTCCATTGATATGTTTACCTTTGGACATATCTTTCCGGAATTCCAGGAGGCTGAAAAAATTACGTATCTCCTTCCAGAATTTATAAGGGATTTGCTTGCTTTCCGTCTAGCTGAACAGGGATTGTCTAGCTCGTATCAAAAAAGATGGCTAAATAAAGACCTGTCATAG